In Lentisphaerota bacterium, a single window of DNA contains:
- a CDS encoding MotA/TolQ/ExbB proton channel family protein, with product MHEILRDGGVVLWVILALGAGEALVFFERLLHMRRAAIDYPDFLKGIRTILGRGNDSEAVAICEDTPGPVAALVRTAIQHRHESRHAIREAVDGTGRAELSRLERRIGAVVTITYTAPLLGLLGTILGILDTVLAIHRQAPLVDASQVTQGLLQALITTAAGLLIAAPGYAMYHLLVDRIDRITLDMEGAATEIVAFLTAPGDASARTAKKEA from the coding sequence ATGCATGAGATACTGAGAGACGGCGGAGTGGTGCTGTGGGTGATCCTCGCGCTGGGCGCGGGCGAGGCGCTGGTGTTCTTCGAACGCCTGCTGCACATGCGCCGTGCCGCGATCGACTACCCGGACTTTCTCAAGGGGATCCGCACGATTCTGGGACGGGGCAACGACAGCGAGGCGGTCGCCATCTGCGAGGACACCCCGGGGCCCGTGGCCGCGCTTGTGCGCACCGCGATCCAGCACCGCCATGAGTCACGGCACGCCATTCGCGAGGCTGTGGACGGCACCGGCCGCGCGGAACTCAGCCGGCTCGAGCGCCGCATCGGCGCGGTGGTGACGATCACCTACACCGCGCCCCTGCTGGGCCTGCTCGGCACGATCCTCGGCATCCTCGACACCGTTCTGGCGATCCACAGGCAGGCGCCGCTGGTCGATGCCTCGCAGGTGACCCAGGGCCTGCTGCAGGCCCTCATCACCACCGCCGCCGGCCTCCTGATCGCCGCGCCCGGCTACGCGATGTACCACCTGCTCGTGGACCGCATCGACCGCATCACGCTCGACATGGAGGGCGCCGCGACGGAGATCGTGGCCTTCCTCACCGCTCCCGGCGACGCCTCCGCGCGGACCGCCAAGAAGGAGG